One segment of Triticum aestivum cultivar Chinese Spring chromosome 2A, IWGSC CS RefSeq v2.1, whole genome shotgun sequence DNA contains the following:
- the LOC123184183 gene encoding uncharacterized protein: protein MDKHTIGILALALLSLHLLRSATIAQCRTIADLHDEKINFPNGLCGKNKHCTTEYCYCCLINDRCFLTMDACKRHCDNPPSSSPEDLLAVETATTNPAPLPAA, encoded by the exons ATGGATAAGCACACGATCGGCATCCTTGCGCTAGCCCTACTGTCTCTGCATCTCCTGCGCTCCGCCACCATCGCGCAAT GCCGAACCATCGCTGACCTGCACGACGAGAAGATCAACTTTCCGAACGGGCTATGCGGCAAGAACAAGCATTGCACCACTGAATATTGCTACTGCTGCCTGATAAACGACCGCTGCTTCCTAACCATGGACGCGTGCAAGAGACACTGTGACAATCCACCCTCATCTTCTCCAGAAGACTTGCTAGCGGTGGAGACGGCGACGACGAACCCTGCTCCTTTACCTGCTGCCTAA